The proteins below come from a single Ovis canadensis isolate MfBH-ARS-UI-01 breed Bighorn chromosome 23, ARS-UI_OviCan_v2, whole genome shotgun sequence genomic window:
- the CETN1 gene encoding centrin-1, translating into MASSFKKSTVASTSQKRKVGPKPELTEEQKQEVREAFDLFDADGSGTIDVKELKVAMRALGFEPRKEEMKRMIADVDKEGTGKISFNDFLAVMTQKMAEKDTKEEILKAFRLFDDDETGKISFKNLKRVAKELGENLTDEELQEMIDEADRDGDGEVNEDEFLRIMKKTNLY; encoded by the coding sequence ATGGCTTCCAGCTTCAAGAAGTCCACCGTGGCCTCCACCAGCCAGAAAAGAAAGGTGGGGCCTAAGCCCGAACTCACTGAAGAGCAAAAGCAAGAAGTTCGCGAAGCGTTCGACCTCTTCGATGCCGACGGCAGCGGCACCATCGACGTGAAGGAGCTCAAGGTGGCCATGAGGGCGCTGGGCTTTGAACCCAGGAAGGAGGAGATGAAGAGGATGATTGCCGACGTGGACAAAGAAGGCACGGGGAAGATCAGCTTCAACGACTTCTTGGCTGTGATGACGCAGAAGATGGCTGAGAAAGACACCAAGGAAGAAATCCTGAAGGCGTTCAGGCTCTTTGATGACGACGAGACCGGGAAGATCTCTTTCAAAAACCTAAAGCGTGTGGCCAAAGAGTTGGGAGAAAACCTCACGGATGAAGAGCTCCAGGAAATGATTGACGAAGCCGACCGAGATGGAGACGGCGAAGTGAACGAGGATGAGTTTCTTCGCATCATGAAAAAGACCAACCTCTATTGA